Sequence from the Armatimonadota bacterium genome:
GCAGGTACTTCTTTCCAGGGATCTTTGGTCAGCGCCGAGAAGATCGTCATGTCTTTGCGCGGACAGAAAACGCCCGCGGAGATCGAGCGACTCCAGCTTGCGATCAAGTGCGGCGACCTGGTGTTCGGTCTGATCGAGTCGTTTGCTTCGGTAGGGGTTTCAGAGGTTGCAATATACGAACAGGCACAAGCGTACATCGACGACAAGGGCTGGGGTTACGGATGGGATCGCGCCGGCAACCCGATCGTCAACAGCGGCCCCGACTCGATGGTCGGGCACGGCAAGCCTTCGCCGGACATCACGCTTCAGCCGGGGCACGTGTTCCACATCGACCTCGGCGTGATCGTGGACGGGTATTCGAGCGACATCCAGCGGTGCTGGTTCGTCGGTGACTCAGTTCCAGATGATGTTGTGCAGGCGTGCGATGCCGTCAACCTGGCGATCACGACTGCTGCAGATGTTTTGCGCCCTGGAGTCGAGGGATGGATGGTCGACGCCGCTGCGCGCAAGTCGATCGTCGAGAGCGGTTACGACGAGTACATGCACGCGCTCGGCCACCAGGTCGGCCGCGTCGCGCACGACGGCGGCGCGATCCTCGGCCCGAAGTGGCAGCGGTACGGCGACACACCGATGATCCCGATCCAGAAGGACGAGGTGTACACGCTGGAGCTAGGCGTGATGCTCCCCGAACGCGGATACCTCGGGCTGGAAGAGATCGTCGTGGTCACCGACGACGGTTGCGAGTTCATGAGCGAACGACAGATCACGATCGATACGATAATCTGAGGGCTGTGTCGGGGACGAGAGCGCGGCTCGCGGGGACGCTCGCCCTCCCTGTCAGCACAAACGTTCCGATACCTCCAGTAAAATGGGCGGATGAGGTTTCGGACTAGCGATTGCATCGCCATTGGGGTCAGCGACATGACAGCCGCTGAGAAGTTCTACGTCGATGTGCTCGGTTTTGAGGTCGGCGAAAGGTGGGACGAATACGTCGAGCTGAAGACCGGCGCGCTCAAGCTGTATTTGTGCGAAGACGACGCTCCGATCTGCTTCGAAGTCTTGGTCGACGGCGTCCCGGCTGCGACCGACTACTTGGTCGAACATGGATGCAAGAAAGATGACGAAGAGGGAGACGAGGTGTTCGTGACCGACCCGTACGGCCTTAGGTTCTGCGTGTCTCAGTCTAAGGAGGGCTAGTCGGCCGACAATCGCTCTGAAATCTTACGGCAAGAGGCGCCACCGCTCTGGCTTCGTCCCTCAATTCGTGTCGTATGGAGGGTTCACATTCTGGGACTCGTACCCTCCACACTGCGAGTGCGGAGGGATGAATGCCGACGAACAGGCGTTCGTCACGGACCCGTACGGCCTCAGATTCTGCGTCTCTCAGTCCAAGGATAGTTAGCCCGTCGAGGTCGTTTCCTTCTCCTTCGCCTCATGCGAGCGAGGTTTGACGACCGCATTCGTGACCGGCTCGGATGGTTGCTGCCCGCGGCGAAACGGAAAGACCTTGGGCGTCGATTTCTTGTACTCCCGGTATGTGTCGCCGTACTGATCGGTCAGGTCCTTCTCTTCGAACACGATCGCTACGAAAATGTACGCCGTCGTCAGGACTGAGAACAGCATGTGGCCTACCGTCATCGCGGGTGCGGCCCAGAAGGCGACGATGAATCCCAGCATGATCGGGTGGCGACAGAGTTTGTACAGCCCGGTCGTCACGAACGTCTCGCCGTCTCTCACCTTGTCCTGCAGGTTGTCCACTACCTGCCTGAGACCCAGCAGGTCGAAGTGGTTGATCATGAACGTCGAGAGTGCGACGATCCCGAACCCGAGGAAGAACACTGCATTTATGACCGTCGCAAGCGGGCCCGTCACCGTCCAGATTGGATTCGTCATCGGAACCCAATATACGAACAACAGGATCAGAACGCACGAACTGAGCAGTACGTAAGTACTGCGTTCAACCGCCTTCGGAACAACCTTCGTCCAAATCTTCTTGAATGACGGTCTGGCCATCACGGAGTGCTGCAGGGCGAACCCGCTCAAAAGAATCAAGTTCAGAATCCAGCCCATCACGCCCGATGCAACCGTCGAAGCGGCAACGTCGATCGTTCGCGGCACCCAGTTTGTTCCGCCAATTTCGATCGGCGTGATGTTGCCTACGAAGCAGATCGCGTAAAGTAGCGTCGCCAAGCAAACGACGTAGCAAAGAAACCCATATATGAGTGCAAGAACTCGTGCCATAGATTTTCAACTCAAGCAAACCAAGACTGATATACGCTGGCGAGCATAACACCGGAATCGACCTTGTAGACCGTGACTTCAGATTGTGCCACTTCGAGATGGACTAGGACGGGGAATCGGGTTCTTTTTTCTGGAGTGGCCTCAGTGCCGTCAAGCTGACACGAAAGCGCTGGTCTACGAAATCCTCTAGTTTCGTACGGTTAAAGGCGTCACCGCTCTGGCAGCTTGTGTCGGCTCCGTCCAGACTCCGTCCTCTTTCAGCAGCGCGACAAGCTCTTCGACGCCGCGTTCTTGCGGGATTCCATGCTTGACCGGCTCGCGCTTTCGATACAGCGTGATCTTGCCCCCGGCAGCGCCGACGTATCCGTAATCTGCATCGGCCATCTCGCCTGGACCGTTCACGATGCAGCCCATCACGGCGATATCCAAGCCGACAAGGTGCTTTGTGGCCTCTCTGACCTCACGCAACACAGTCGGAAGGTCGAACTTGGTCCTGCCGCACGACGGACAGGCGATGTATTCGACCTGCGTCTTTCTCAGGCCCAGAGCTTGCAGGATTTCATAGCACGCCGGCAGTTCGTTGATCGGATCTTCTGCCAGGCTGACGCGAATCGTGTCGCCGATCCCCTCCGACAGCAGCGTCGCAATGCCTGCTGTCGACTTGATGCGAGCGTACTGTCCGTCGCCGGCCTCGGTGACCCCCAAGTGCAGCGGGAAGTTCATCCCCTCTTCGTCCAGCCTCATCGCCAAAAGCCGATTCGCCTCGATCATGATCGGAACCCGGCTGGCCTTCGCGCTGATGTTCAGATTCCAGAATCCGTGTTCGACACAGAGTCGGACGTACTCGAGCGCGCTCTCGACCATTCCTTCCACCGTGTTGCCGAATGTCACGAGCATTCGTTCGCTCAACGAGCCGTGGTTGACGCCTATGCGCATTGCGCGATTGCGGGCCTTGCACGCCTCGACCACCGGCACGAAAGTTTCCTCGATAGCGCTCCGCTCTGCTTTGTGCTCTTCTTCGCTATAATCCTCCCTCCCTGTGTGCTTTCGGAATACGAACAGGCCCGGATTGACGCGAATCTCGTCGACGTGCTTGGTCGCTTCGAGGGCGATCTTCGTGCCTTGATGATGAACGTCGGCCGTCAGCGGCACCTTGCGATAACCCTCGCTGACTTTCGCAACAATCTCTTCCAGACACTGCGCCTCTTGAAGAGTCGGGGTAGTGACCCGCACGATTTCGCTTCCCGCCTTGTGCAGCGCGATGATCTGCTCGACGGATGCGTCGATATCGCGCGTCTCTGCCGTGATCATGGATTGCACGACCACGAGGTGGTCGGAGCCGATCTGGACTGAATCCACCGTGCAAGTTCGGGTCGCTCTTCGTTCGAATTTCGTCTTGAGACTCATGCCTCTCAACCGTATTCTACGGGCATTTCGCGATTCGGCTTGGGAAACGTACGTTGACTCCGTGTAAATCCGCATAATCCAACACCGGAACAATGTAGACTACGCGCTACACAACCGATTATAGCATATGATATAGGCGCTCCTTCGAGCGGCACTTGTATCCAGCGGCCACAGGTAGAGGTAGCGACTGAGTTCATGAACACAAATCTCGACCAACCTTCGTTCAGTTTTGAGGCGATCAGAGAGACCATTTTTCGGCAGTCCCGCACCGTTGTCATCGTTGCAGAGCCGTGGCCGCCGTACAGGGTTATCTACGTCCCGCCCAACGCCAGTGACGTGCTGAAATACAGTCACGGAGAGGTTTTCGGTCGAGGCCTGCCGGATTGTCCTTTTGGCGAGGCTGCCGATCCCGCAACGGTCAGAGAGCTCATCGAAGAGACGCTGAGGAACGGGATTGCGACGGCTGAATACGAATACTTCAACGGTGAGGGCGAATCGCGGTGGCTAGCAATCGAGTCACACTTGGTAGAAGACGAAAACGGCAGAGCGCAGTACTTGGCGTTCGTCGCACACGATACGACTGAGCACGTCCTGATTCGTCAAGAGGCCCAGCGGGCACAGAGGCTGTACACGGAGGTTGTTGAGACGGCCGTCGAGGCGTTCGTCACAATCGACTCTCGCGGCAAGATCGCCTCGATCAACGCAGCCGCTCAAAAGATGTTCGGCTTCGATTCGGAGCAGCTAGTCGGAGAAGATGTCTCTATCCTCATGCCAGAGGAGGTTGGGCGAGATCATCAGAAATATCTTGAGCACGCTCAGCCTGGCGTCGAGTCCTACGTTATCGGCAAGAGCCGAGAAGTCGAAGGCAAGCGCAGCGACGGAACTGCTTTCCCGATCGAGATCACGATTTCCGAGATTCAGGTCGACGGAGAAAGGATGTTCAACGGCATTTGCCGTGACATTACGAGGCGAAGGATGGCAGAACAAGCGCTTCGCGGGAAGACGAAGGAAGCCCAGCAGGCAAACGAGGCGAAGAGCAAGTTCTTATCGAGGATGAGCCACGAATTGCGAACCCCTCTGAACGCGATTCTGGGATTCGCACAAGTTCTCGAGATGAGCGATCTTGACGGGGAGGATCTCGAATCTGTGCGCCATATTTTGAAAGGCGGGCACCATCTCCTGGAACTGATCAACGACATTCTAGATATCTCGCGAATTGAGGCCGGGAAGCTAGCCGCAACGATCAAACCCGTCCAGTTAGTACAATGCATCAACGATTCATTGGAGTTGATCGCGCCGCTTGCGAACGAACGTTTCCTTATCGTCACTCCACCTAAAGATCTGTCTGAAGATCTGTACGTGCTCGCCGATCGACAGCGGTTGGGGCAGGTTTTCCTCAACGTGCTGTCCAACGCGGTCAAATACAACAAACCGAATGGGAGCGTGACCATTACAGTTGACACTAGCAATGAATGCCTGGTCGCCGTGGTAATTCAGGACACCGGAATAGGGATTCCCGAGTCCAAGCTTCAAGACCTTTTCGTTCCGTTTGAACGTCTCGGCGCCGAATCTACTCGAGTAGAAGGCAGTGGGCTGGGGCTGGCCCTGACGAACGGACTGATGGCAGAGATGTCAGGACACGTTGACATCAGTTCGACGGAGGGCGCAGGGACGACCGTGAGCCTTTTGCTGCCAAGGGCGATGCGGAGCGACGATGCCGCGCAGACGATCGACAACGGCGTCGCGCGCCAACCTTCGACATCCACGCCCCTCGACATTCTGCTCATCGAAGACAATATACCAAGCATCAACTTGGTTGAGAGGGCGTTCGAAGCACAGCCGAATTGGACCCTCCGTTCAGCTCATACGGGGGCAGAAGGATTGGCCGCCGCCCGCGAGCGCACGCCTGATGTAATCCTGCTGGATGTGAACCTGCCGGACGTGACCGGACCAGAACTCATCAGATCGTTTCGGCTCGATCCGGAGCTTGAAGAAGTCCCAGTGATCATTGTGAGCGCCGACGCCAGTCATGCGACCCAAGACACGTTCCTTTCGGCCGGCGCTCAGACGTACCTCAGCAAGCCGTTCGACATCCAAAGGCTGTTCGCACAGATTCGTGATTTGACGTTTTCTTCCAACAAGGTCTAGCGAGTTTGTAGACTGCCGTGTAGAATCGCTCTTGGGCTCCATGATTCCGATCGATTGAGGCGGGTTTCACATAGTGCAATAGCATGAAGCACGGTGTGGCATCGGTCTCCGGTTTCCCCCAGAAGATGTACTTTCAGAGGCATTATGTAGTTAAATGTACAGATTGATGCGTCAGGTTCTTTACAGGTCTAGATATCGCAGCCGAGCGAAGGGCCTTCCTTTGGGGCGTCTTTGCGTGTCGGACAGTTCCCCTCTTTCCTTCCTTTGGGTGGCTCGTACAGGGCCTTCAGATTCAAGCCGAGCGTTAACCGGAACAGTATATCTTGCTCTGAGCGCAGGCGAGAAATCCCAAGCGCGCGTATATCGAGACCAGCTATCTGACGTCGCCAATGCCGCTGACATTTTCAGGGTAGGTCTAGAGACTTCAGGTGTAGATGCTCGTGACTAGCCAGCCCAAATCCACTTTGAAACGGATCACAGGCCAAATCAAACGGCTCGTTGCTATAGTCGTCCTCGGGCTCGTACTACCGCTGGTCGTACTTGGCATCTTCGCGTACGACGAGAGTTTGGAACACGATGCCCGCACTGCATCTCTGCTCCATTCGATGAACGCCAGCCATGAGGCCGAAGCTTTAGTTATTGAACTAAGTCTTGTTCAAGAGCGTGCAGACCGCCGACCACCAGAATCAGCGCTGGAGGAGCGCGACCTGGAGCGAGAGCGAGGTGCCTTGACTGAGAGGCTGCTGGCGGTCGGCCCATCTGTCACCGAAGACACTTTTCTGGTCGATACGGATGAGTCTGCCGTGAGGCACCAGGCATTGCTTGAATCGTTGCTGCGCCAGTTCTCAGAGCTGGAGTTAGCAACCCAGGGCCGCCGTGGTGCGCACATTTCGGATGAACTGTTGGCGTCGCTCGGCCTGAGCTTGGACCGCCACCGATCGATGCTCTATGAGCACTCTCAGCTTGAGGCGCAGGAGGTTTCAGATAGCTGGAGAAGAACCGCCATGATAGCTGGCCCGATCGTGATAGGAGTGCTCGCGCTTGGTCTGCTGACGTATTTGGCTTTGTTCCGCAATTTGCGGCGAGAGTTGAGACGCGACGACGAAGTCCGACAGGCCCTACCAACTCAGGAAGCTTGGTTCAGAGTGCTTTTTGACGAGTCACCGGTGGCCGTGTGCGTGTCAAGGGACGGTCTCATCCGTCACGCCAATCCGGCATATATGCGGCTATTTGGCTACGATGAGGATGAAGTCATTGTCGGGCAGTCGATCCAGGATCACATCGATCCGGAGTCGCGCGAGGATATCCAGCGACTCATGGACGAACTATCCGAAAAACGGGGAGTGTACCAAGCAATTGAGATCGTTGCACAACGGAATGACGGTTCAAAGGTCCAAATCGAGGTGACCTTGGGCACAGTCACGCTCCCTGATGGCCCCGCGTTCTTCGCGTTTTTCACCGATCTCACGAAGCGCAAGCAGGCCGAGGCCGCACGGCGTGAAAGCGAACAACTGTTCACCCTGATGTTCGACAGTACGTCGGACATGCTCTTGCTCATGAGCGTCCAAGCCGATGGCAGCCTTGTTTTCGACGTAATGAACAGGGCGTATGAGGACTACATACGGGAAACATATCCAGGTTCAGACGTTGACCCTATCGGCCGAGAGCGGAAAGAAGTATTGGCGTCTTGGGGCATACCTGAAGATGCCATCAAAGCAGGAAGCAAGATGTACGACGAAGTCGTTGCCGAGCGCACGGTGAAGCACTCTGAGATCACGGTGCCGCTGGCCGGAAGCGAGCGTTGCCTGGACGTGTCCGTCGAACCGATCTTGAACGCGGCTGGGGAATGTACGCACGTTCTCTGGAGCGGAAGAGATATAACGGAGCGCAAGCAACAGCAAGAGGAGCTACGACGCCTCAACGAGTCGCTGGAAGAAATGATCGAGGAACGCACAGCGGAACTTCGGCAGAGCGAAGCCCGGTTCCGTGCCATCAGCGAAGCTTCTCCGTTTAGCGTGCTCGTTACGGATTCAGAAGGAGCAATCGTTTACGCAAACGACGCATATCACCGCTTGATGGGCGCTGCCTTCGAAGACATCAAGGGCTGGGGTTGGGCAGATTACATTCATTCCGACGACGTGGATGACCTGGTCTCTTCCTGGAAGAACTACCTCGAAGTCGGTGGCACGTTCGAGAACGACCACCGAATCGTTCGACCCGACGGAACTGTCGCTTGGCTGTACTGCGTCGCTGCTCCGCTCATCAACCAGAATGAGACCGACGGTCATGTCGTAATGTTGGAAGACATCACTGCACGCATCGAGGCGAGGGAAGAGCTTCTTCGGGCAAAGGAGGAAGCCGAAGAAGCAAACGCCGCCAAGGATCGTTTCCTTTCGCGCGTCAGCCACGAGTTGAGGACGCCCCTGAACGCAATTCTGGGGTTCGCCCAAGTTATGGCGACGGATCGCCTCTCTTCGGAACAAGAAAGTTCAGTGAAGCACATTCTCGAGGCTGGCGACCACCTGCTTTCGTTGATTGAGGAAGTACTCGATATCGCCAAGATCGAAACTGGCGAGATTGAAATAGATGTCCGAGAGGTCGATGCCCGAGTACAAGTTCTCGAGTGCGTTGAGCTGCTTTCGCCTCTGGCCAAAGCAAGGCAAGTAACCATAGCAGTCGCTGGCTCCTCGGACGCGGTAGTGCCGATCAAGGCCGATCCGAGGAGAATGACCCAGATTATCTTCAACGTCCTGTCGAACGCCATCAAGTTCAACAAACTCAGAGGCTCGGTCACGATATCTTTTGAGCCGGCCGCTCGAAACAGGACTGCGGTTGTGATCAAGGACACCGGATTAGGCATCAGCCAGGAGAAGCTTTACCGCGTATTCGAGCCGTTCGACCGGCTCGGCGCCGAAGAAACGGATGTGAAAGGGACCGGGATCGGCCTGACCGTATCGGCAAGTCTCGCAGAGGCCATGAATGCAACGATTGAAATTGCATCAACGGAAGGCGTCGGGACTTTCGTGACGATCACGTTTGAGGCTGCCGGCGAGATCGTGATCGACGACGATCTCCTGGCTATTGTCGAGCCACCTGCGAAGAGCGCCGGGCATGACCTCAAGATCCTTCTCGTCGAAGACAATCGGTCTAACTACCTGCTCATGAAGACGGTATTCAAGAGGAGAGGCTCTTGCGACCTGCGAATCGCCAACACTGCGGAAGAGGGTCTTCAGATGGCGAAGCAGTTCAAGCCCGATCTTTTCCTGCTCGACGTGAATCTTCCGGACTCGCTCGGAACGGAGCTGATCGAGAAGATCCTTGCCCAGAGGAGCCTCCGCAACACTCCCGTCGTGATAGTCAGCGCTGACGCAAACACTGCCACGGTTGCAGAGTTTAAGGACAAGGGAGCGTACGCCTACCTGACCAAGCCGATCGACATCACCAAACTGCTGCAGGTAGTGGACGAAATTGCTCTAGAGCGCATGGGGCGCACTAGTTGACGCCAAAGGGCGTATGAAATTGCGATCTTTGCACTAGGGCTCCTCAACTACGCCGAAATGCGATCCGTAACAAGTAACAGTTGCGCTCGAAAGCGCGAGGAGATTTGAAGTCATGCCTGAAAACACACCGTTTGCCTGGCACGAGATTCACACAACTGACGCACAGAAGGCCAAGAAGTTCTATTCCGACTGCTTCCGCTGGGAAACCAGCGAGATGTCGATGGGCGAAGATGGCGTCTACACCATGTTCAACGTTCCCGGCGCCAAGCCGTTCGGCGGGATAGTCGAACTGCGAGGCGAGGCGTGGAAGGGGATTCCCGCGCACTGGGCAGTCTATGTCGACGTCGAGGACATTCGCGCGAAGGTGAAGGAGGTCGAAGCTTGTGGCGGAAAAATCGTTGTTCCTCCGTTTGAAGTTCCCAGTGTCGGTCTCACAGCGCTAGTGCATGACCCGCAGGGCGCTCCGTTCCACCTATTCCAAGGCGTCAAGTCGTAGCATGCGGTTCGATCGGGTGCGTTCTGTCAGAATCAGCCTGATCGATGCCCCTTTACTTGCCGTCCCTGCGCCACCGAGACTTCACCGTTTACACTGTCGGCCGGTTCGTAGGAAACGTCGGAGCGAGCGTCCAGCTCTGGACAGTCGCCTGGCACGTGTACCAAGTATCGGGGGAGAGCTCCCTGCACGTCGGACTGTTGGGCCTTGTCCGTGTCTTGCCGCTACTGCTGTTCTCTCTGGTCGGCGGTGTCGCGGCGGACCACTTCGACCGGAAGAAACTCATGGTCGTCACGCGATGGGCGATGACAGGTATCGCCATCACGCTTGCTATCGTGACCGTGCTCGGCCTTGCAAGCCTTACGTGGATCTACTCTCTGGTCGCAATAATGTCCATCGCCCGCGCCTTCGATGGCCCGGCCAGGAACGCCCTAATGGTCAACTTGGTGCCAGAGCGCGACCTGCCGAACGCGCTCAGCGTGAACGGCATCGCTTGGCGGCTAAGCGGCGTAACCGGCCCGATCATTGCGGGCGTCATGATCGCCTACGGCTCTCTTCACTTGGCGTACGCCACGTCGGCGGTCGGAAACATCGTGCTGCTCGGGGCACTCTTCTTCGTCAAGCCGGTCAAGCAAGCGTATCCGGACCAGCCGATCACGTCGGTCAAGCATGTCTTCTCCCAGATCGGGGCAGGATTCCAGTTCTTCAAAAGTTCGCACATCGTTCGCAACACGATGATCATCGACTTTTGGGCGACGTTCTTTTCATCTGCCGACGCGCTCTTCCCCGCCTTCGCGGGGCCGGTGCTGCACCTGGGGCCGAACGGATACGGAATGTTGGCGGCGGCATCCGGCGGCGGTGCGCTCATCGCTGCAATCGTCCTCGCCTTTCGTCGGACGGTCAAACGCCAAGGGATAGTGGTCATCGGAATGATCGGCGTTTACGGAATGGCCACCGTTCTGTTCGGACTGAGCCAAAGCCTGTGGATGGCCATGCTGTTCCTGATGTGCACGGGAGCAGCGGACATGGTGAGTACTGTGCTGCGCCAGACGATTCGGCAGCTCGCAACGCCGGACAACATTCGCGGCCGAATGGCTGGAGTGGGGGTGCTGTTTCAGGTCGGCGGGCCGCAGCTTGGCGATGTCGAGGCGGGTGTATTCGCCAAGTTCTACGGGGATCGAGCGTCCGTTGTTATCGGAGGCTGCGCGTGCCTGATCGTCTCGGCGTGGTACTCCGCCAAGAGTCACCTGAAATCGTACATCCATGTCAACAATGAGCCTATGGGTGAAGAAAAACAGTGAGTTGGTCGTATAATCTATAGGAAGATGAGTAATGCTCGTCCCTTCGGGTTGTTCGCAGTAGTCCTCGCAGTGGGAGGAGCTGCCGCATACAGCCAACAGGGTAAGAACATGGAACTCCACCTTGACGCAGCCGATCTACCTGGCGGAGTGACGCTTTACGGCTCTGACGCCGTGACGCCGCTCAGGGAGAATATGGAGATCGCCACGTTTGGCGGCGGATGATTCTGGAGCGTTGAAAACGCCTTCCGTCAGGTTGACGGAATCACAGCGACAGCGGTCGGATTTGCCGGGGGTAGCGTTAAGAGCCCAACGTACAGGCAAGTATGCCTTTCGGACACTGGCCACGCCGAAGTGATACGCATTGAGTACGACCCGAAGAAAGTCAGCTACGAGCGACTTCTCGAGGTTTTCTGGGCGATTCACGATCCGACGCAGTTCAATAGACAGGGCGTCAACATTGGCAACCAGTATCGCAGTGTGATATTCTTCCACACGGAAGAGCAGGCGCGAGCTGCGCGCAAGAGCTACGATGTCATCGCAAAAGAAAAGGGCCAAGCCTTAGCAACGCAGATTCTAGAAGCCGTTCCCTTCTTCATGGCTGAGGATTACCATCAGCAGTACTACTCCCGTAAGGGGGTCCCTGCTTGCCCGATACCGCCAAAGTCTGGCGGCGGGTAAGTCGCCTTGGGGAACGAACGTAGCAAAGACCGTCAACTAAGCCGCTTTTTGGCCTTCGACTCGTCCGATGATTGCGTTGCGCGCCCTGCCAGCGATCTCCATCACTTCGCCGACGAGCGCCGACGGCACATCTAGCTCTTCGAGCGTTGCCTGCAGGTGGCCAGCGACGGCATCACAGTGCTCGTCGCTCAGTCCCTTCATCTTGACCATATACGAATCGGCATCAGTGAGGTTTTGCCCTTCGGACTCGCTCGGTCCGCCGAACGCCATCGTCAAGAAGTCGCGCTGATTCTTCTTCAGTTCGCTCATATTCGCTCCTGCGAAGAACGGAGCCAACTTTGGGTCGTCCAAAACGCGAACGTAGAACAGCTCAACAGTCGCGTAAATCGCCGCAGAGCCGCCCAGCCTGTCATACAGAGGAATTTCCATGCGTTACCCCAGGCTAAACTGTATGTACAAATACTCGGCGCGGCGTATAACAATCATTAGGTTATCGGACGTTGAAGTACTTCGCGGCGGGGTGGTGAACAATGATCGCGCTAGTGGACTGCTCGGGGTTCAGCATGAACTCTTCGCTGAGCTCGATCCCGATATCCAGAGGCTGCAATAGCTCAAGCAGCTGGGTCTGGTCCTCTAGGTTCGGGCAGGCCGGATAGCCGAACGAGTACCGAGAGCCGTGGTACTTGGCGCTGAACAGCAGGCGCATCTCCTCCGGCTCCTGGTCGTCGATCCCCATCTCGGCTCTGATGATCTTGTGCCAGTACTCCGCGAGCGCCTCGGCGGTCTCGACGCCCATGCCGTGGGTGTAAAGGTACTCCTGATAGTCGCCGCTCTTGAACTGGCTCCGCTCGTACTCGCTGATCGCGCCGCCGATCGTGACGATGTGGAATCCCACGACGTCCATCTCGCCCGACTCGGTGCTGCGAAAGAAATCGCTGAGGCACTGGCGCTTCATAGCGCGCTGCCTTGGGAAGTTGAAACGGCACCGCTCCGTCTTCTTGTCTTCTCGGTAGACGATCAAGTCGTTCCCTTCGCTCTGACACCAGAAGTAGCCCCATTTGACCGCCGGGTGCATGTGCGGCGCTAGCTCCCGCTGCTTCCTCTGGAAGATCGGCCCCGCCTCATCGTTCAGCCAATCTGTGAAATCAGGGTTGCTCATGCCTTTCGGCTTCTTGTACTGCCATTGGCCACGGAACAGCGCGATCGGGTTGATGTACTTGTATATCTCGAAAACGTCGAACTTGGTCTGTTTCTTCGCGCCGTAGAACGGGAGGTCTGGCACGTTTTCGGCTGGTTCGACGTCGCTCTTCGTACCGTCAAAGACGTAGAGAGCCGGATCGAGCACATCGACGCGGTGCGAGGAGACGCGCCGCTGCGTGGCCTCTTTGTGGTCTCTTTCGGAGTGCGCGGACGCGTCCGCGCTTTCCACAGCGGTCTCTTCCTGCTCTTGCTCCGAGCTGCCCAACTCCCCCATGAGCCGCAGGCCCTCGAACGCATCTTTCGCGTAGAACACATGGCCGTCATAGATCTCGCGAAGATCTTGCTCTACGTACGAGCGTGTCAACGCTGCGCCACCTAGGATCACAGGGATCGAAGACACGCCGCGCCGGTTCATCTCGATGAGGTTGTCGCGCATCACGAGCGTACTCTTGACGAGCAGCCCGCTCAGGCCGATGACCGCGCACTTGCTCTCTTCGGTCTTCTCCAGGATCGAATTGATCGGCTGTTTGATCCCGATGTTGACGACGCGGTAGCCGTTGTTGCTCAGGATGATGTCGACGAGGTTCTTGCCGATGTCGTGCACGTCGCCCTGAACGGTCGCGAGCAGGATCGATCCCTTCTCGCTCCCCTCCTCCTTCTCCATGTGCGGCTCGAGGTGCGCGACCGACGCCTTCATCACCTCCGCGCTCTGCAAGACGAAAGG
This genomic interval carries:
- a CDS encoding B12-binding domain-containing protein — its product is MLVDRQVNLVPNGMSEEREVTYDPLIELMKRFENVKAVDTSADAFEGLGVEDVLKKHIVDGIKKGLDDHLDQAMKVYKPLEIVNDILLDGMKTVGELFGAGKMQLPFVLQSAEVMKASVAHLEPHMEKEEGSEKGSILLATVQGDVHDIGKNLVDIILSNNGYRVVNIGIKQPINSILEKTEESKCAVIGLSGLLVKSTLVMRDNLIEMNRRGVSSIPVILGGAALTRSYVEQDLREIYDGHVFYAKDAFEGLRLMGELGSSEQEQEETAVESADASAHSERDHKEATQRRVSSHRVDVLDPALYVFDGTKSDVEPAENVPDLPFYGAKKQTKFDVFEIYKYINPIALFRGQWQYKKPKGMSNPDFTDWLNDEAGPIFQRKQRELAPHMHPAVKWGYFWCQSEGNDLIVYREDKKTERCRFNFPRQRAMKRQCLSDFFRSTESGEMDVVGFHIVTIGGAISEYERSQFKSGDYQEYLYTHGMGVETAEALAEYWHKIIRAEMGIDDQEPEEMRLLFSAKYHGSRYSFGYPACPNLEDQTQLLELLQPLDIGIELSEEFMLNPEQSTSAIIVHHPAAKYFNVR